A region from the Brassica napus cultivar Da-Ae chromosome C8, Da-Ae, whole genome shotgun sequence genome encodes:
- the LOC106406808 gene encoding periodic tryptophan protein 2 yields MNYRFQNLLGAPYRGGNAVITQNTQLISPVGNRVSVTDLNKHHSITLPLNTSSNICRLAASPDGTFLIAVDENSRCLFINVPRRAVLHRMRFDGKVGALKFSPDGKFFAVGVGKLVEIWESPGFSRAAFAFKRVRTFANSDDKVVSLEWSLDSEYLLVGAKDLAARLFCVRKLKGVLNKPYLFLGHRDSVVGCFFGVDKVSNKVNRAFTVARDGYMFSWGYSGKDESEDEPMSPDTLERADEIMVENKKRKEYDGRGCESEDEGEEYMHRGKWSLLRKDGFNQGSAKVTACDYHQGLDMVVVGFSNGVFGLYQMPDFICIHLLSISREKLTTAVFNGRGNWLTFGCAKLGQLLVWEWRSESYILKQQGHYFDVNCVTYSSDSQFLATGADDNKVKVWNVASGACFITFTEHSNAVTALHFMADNHSLLSASLDGTVRAWDFRRYKNYKTYTTPTPRQFVSLTADPSGDVVCAGTLDSFEIFVWSKKTGQIKDILNGHEAPVHGLMFSPLTQILASSSWDNTVRLWDVFASKGTVETFQHNHDVLTVTFRPDGKQLASCTLDGQIHFWDTVDGVLMYTIEGRRDIAGGRNMTDRRSAANSSSGKCFTTLCYSADGSYILAAGNSRYICMYDISDQVLLRRFQISHNLSLDGVLDFLSSKKMTEAGPMDLIDDDNSDEEDGIDKQSRGNLGYDLPGSKPNRGRPIIRTKGLSIAPTGRSFAAATTEGVLIFSIDESFIFDPTDLDIDVTPEAVEDAIKDNEVSRALALSMRLNEDSLIKKCIFAVSPADIKAVAMSVPQKYLERLMEALVDLLENCPHLEFLLHWCQVHGSSIQRNYRNLLPALKSLQKAITRAHQDLADMCSSNEYTLRYLCSVPNSH; encoded by the exons ATGAACTACCGCTTCCAAAACCTACTCGGCGCACCCTACAGAGGCGGAAACGCCGTCATAACCCAAAACACCCAGCTCATCTCCCCCGTCGGCAACCGCGTCTCCGTCACCGACCTCAACAAGCACCACTCCATCACTCTCCCCCTCAACACCTCCTCCAACATATGCCGCCTCGCCGCCTCCCCCGACGGCACTTTCCTGATCGCCGTCGACGAAAACAGCCGGTGCCTCTTCATCAACGTCCCTCGACGCGCGGTGCTTCACAGGATGAGGTTCGACGGCAAAGTCGGCGCCTTGAAGTTCAGCCCCGACGGTAAGTTCTTCGCCGTGGGGGTAGGGAAGCTGGTTGAGATTTGGGAGTCGCCTGGGTTCAGCCGAGCTGCTTTCGCCTTTAAGAGGGTGAGGACTTTTGCTAATTCTGATGATAAAGTTGTGTCCTTGGAGTGGAGCTTGGACTCTGAGTACTTGCTTGTTGGTGCTAAGGACTTAGCGGCTAGGTTGTTTTGCGTTAGGAAGTTGAAAGGTGTGTTGAATAAGCCTTATTTGTTTCTTGGGCATAGAGACTCTGTTGTGGGTTGCTTCTTTGGTGTTGATAAAGTGAGTAACAAGGTCAACAGGGCGTTCACGGTTGCACGTGATGGTTACATGTTTAGTTGGGGATATAGTGGCAAGGATGAATCAGAAGATGAGCCAATGTCTCCTGATACTCTGGAGAGGGCTGATGAGATTATGGTGGAAAATAAGAAACGAAAAGAGTATGATGGCAGAGGTTGTGAATCAGAGGATGAAGGAGAGGAGTATATGCATAGAGGGAAATGGAGTTTGTTGAGGAAAGATGGGTTTAACCAAGGATCAGCGAAGGTGACAGCTTGTGATTATCATCAGGGGCTAGACATGGTTGTGGTGGGGTTCTCAAACGGTGTTTTCGGGCTTTATCAGATGCCGGATTTCATCTGTATTCATCTGCTGTCTATCTCTAGGGAGAAGCTAACGACAGCTGTGTTTAACGGGCGTGGTAATTGGCTGACCTTTGGTTGCGCAAAGCTTGGGCAGCTGTTGGTTTGGGAGTGGAGATCTGAAAGCTATATACTGAAGCAGCAAGGACACTATTTTGATGTAAACTGCGTCACTTACTCATCTGATTCTCAGTTCTTGGCGACTGGTGCTGATGATAACAAAGTCAAG GTGTGGAACGTTGCATCAGGAGCATGTTTCATCACCTTCACGGAGCACAGCAATGCCGTTACTGCTCTTCATTTTATGGCTGACAACCACTCCCTCTTAAGCGCATCTCTGGACGGCACTGTTCGTGCGTGGGATTTTCGAAGGTACAAGAACTACAAAACGTATACAACCCCTACACCCCGGCAGTTTGTTTCCTTAACAGCAGACCCAAGTGGTGACGTCGTCTGTGCTGGGACACTAGACTCATTTGAG ATTTTTGTCTGGTCCAAGAAGACTGGGCAAATAAAGGATATCCTGAATGGGCATGAGGCTCCCGTTCATGGGTTGATGTTTTCTCCCTTAACG CAAATCTTAGCTTCATCCTCATGGGACAATACAGTTCGGTTGTGGGATGTGTTTGCTAGCAAAGGCACAGTGGAAACGTTTCAACACAACCACGATGTTCTAACAGTTACCTTCCGTCCTGATGGCAAGCAGTTAGCCTCGTGTACGCTAGATGGGCAGATCCATTTCTGGGACACTGTTGACGGCGTGTTGATGTACACCATAGAAGGGCGGAGAGATATCGCTGGAGGCCgcaacatgactgaccgtcggTCTGCAGCTAATTCAAGCTCTGGGAAGTGCTTTACAACATTATGCTATTCCGCTGATGGAAGCTATATTCTAGCCGCAGGAAATAGCAGATATATTTGCATGTATGACATCTCTGACCAG GTTCTGTTGCGTCGTTTTCAAATATCACATAATCTCTCGTTAGATGGGGTTCTTGACTTCCTGAGCTCCAAGAAGATGACAGAAGCAGGACCAATGGATCTGATTGATGATGACAACAGCGATGAAGAAGACGGCATTGATAAACAGTCTCGGGGGAATTTGGGTTATGATCTGCCTGGATCCAAGCCTAACCGCGGTAGGCCCATTATCAGGACAAAAGGCCTCAGCATAGCCCCAACTGGGAGGAGCTTTGCAGCTGCAACAACGGAAGGAGTTCTCATCTTTTCAATAGACGAGTCCTTCATCTTTGATCCAACCGATCTTGACATAGACGTGACACCAGAG GCGGTTGAGGATGCCATAAAGGATAATGAAGTGAGCAGAGCACTTGCTCTTAGCATGCGTTTGAATGAAGACAGCCTCATAAAGAAATGCATCTTTGCTGTATCTCCAGCAGACATAAAAGCTGTTGCCATGTCTGTCCCTCAAAAATACTTAGAAAGGCTAATGGAAGCTCTGGTGGATCTGCTTGAGAACTGCCCTCATCTTGAGTTCTTACTTCACTGGTGTCAG GTACACGGAAGCTCCATTCAACGAAACTATAGAAACCTACTTCCTGCATTGAAGTCGCTGCAGAAGGCGATCACCAGAGCCCACCAGGATCTGGCAGATATGTGCTCTTCCAACGAGTACACACTGCGGTACTTGTGCTCTGTTCCTAACAGTCACTGA
- the LOC106358685 gene encoding glutathione S-transferase T3-like — MDSYNPYSQGPNFVDLLNSQQDFPPDEFGSSQRPVFTSQGTETSSFCEDSHTQRKERKKWTPADDLVLISAWLNTSKDPVVSNEQKAGAFWSRIASYYEASPKVEKGDKREPLQCKQRWQKLNDLVCKFCGSYEAATRQKTSGQSESDVVKLAHKIFFNDHKLKFNLHHAWEELRYDQKWCEHATSKLGGSAKKRKCEDGAETASSQATINLDEEPTKRPAGVKAAKAASAKKLVVQKEDALKFQAMCSIKEKDLALQERLSKMDLLKSLILKNETLSQNEEALKAKLLTEMLDN, encoded by the coding sequence ATGGATTCCTATAATCCATATAGCCAGGGCCCTAATTTTGTTGATCTGCTTAACAGTCAACAAGATTTTCCCCCTGATGAATTCGGTTCTTCGCAGCGCCCTGTCTTTACTTCCCAAGGTACTGAGACATCAAGCTTCTGTGAAGACTCACATACCCAGCGCAAAGAAAGGAAGAAGTGGACTCCCGCTGATGATCTTGTACTCATTAGCGCCTGGTTAAATACCAGTAAGGATCCTGTCGTCAGCAATGAGCAGAAAGCCGGTGCTTTCTGGAGCCGCATTGCATCGTACTATGAAGCTTCACCAAAGGTGGAAAAGGGTGATAAGCGAGAACCTCTTcagtgtaagcagaggtggcagAAGCTGAACGATCTTGTGTGCAAGTTCTGTGGATCCTATGAGGCTGCAACAAGACAGAAGACAAGTGGGCAGAGTGAGAGTGATGTTGTGAAACTGGCACACAAGATCTTTTTCAACGATCACAAGCTTAAGTTTAACCTTCACCATGCTTGGGAGGAGCTCCGCTATGACCAGAAATGGTGTGAGCATGCTACTAGTAAGCTTGGTGGAAGCGCTAAGAAGAGAAAGTGTGAGGATGGAGCGGAAACAGCAAGCTCTCAAGCAACTATCAATCTAGATGAGGAACCTACTAAACGTCCAGCGGGTGTCAAGGCTGCGAAAGCAGCTTCTGCAAAGAAACTGGTAGTACAGAAAGAGGATGCGTTAAAGTTTCAGGCCATGTGCTCTATTAAAGAGAAGGACTTGGCCCTGCAAGAGAGACTTTCCAAAATGGATCTGCTTAAAAgtctcattttaaaaaatgagacACTTTCTCAAAATGAAGAAGCACTAAAGGCTAAGCTTCTTACAGAGATGCTGGATAACTAG
- the LOC111208234 gene encoding putative nuclease HARBI1, producing MASSSHNTPEEVEDFDQYFDNYCNQYFDQTFEELALTSAVQEDTRKKRKKRVHIERNREEGDVRLWNDYFSDTPTYPQNIFRRRFRMNKPLFMRIVDRFSNEVEFFRQKKDALGRLSLSPLQKCTAAIRVLAYGTAADAVDEYIRIGETTTRSCVEHFVDGIINLFGNEYLRRPTPADLQRLLEVGEFRGFPGMIGSIDCMHWEWKNCPTAWKGQYSRGSGKPTIVLEAVASYDLWIWHAFFGPPGTLNDINVLDRSPVFDDIIQGQAPQVTFSVNGRDYHLGYYLTDGIYPKWATFIQSISMPQGPKAVLFAQHQEAVRKDVERAFGVLQARFGIVKNPALFWDKAKIGKIMRACIILHNMIVEDERAGYAHFNVSEFEHGEETGSSHVDLDYSTDMPTNIANMMGVRTRIRDRQMHQQLKHDLVEHLWSKFGRGEDNN from the coding sequence atggcttcttcttctcataaCACTCCTGAGGAAGTAGAagattttgatcaatattttgataattattgcaatcaatattttgatcaaacgtTCGAGGAATTAGCCTTAACTTCTGCCGTTCAAGAAGAtacaaggaaaaaaagaaaaaaacgagttcacatcgaaagaaatcgtgaagaaggcgatgtacgtttatggaatgattatttcagtgataCTCCAACATATCCTCAAAATATATTCCGACGccgatttagaatgaacaagccattgttcatgcGTATTGTTGATCGATTCTCTAATGAAGTTGAATTCTTTCGACAAAAGAAAGATGCTCTCGGAAGGCTTAGTCTCTctccacttcaaaagtgtacagcagccattcgtgtcttggcataTGGTACTGCGGCTGATGCTGTTGACGAATACATCCGAATCGGTGAAACTACTACTCGGTCATGTGTGGAACATTTTGTGGAcggaataataaatttattcggCAATGAGTACCTcagaagaccaacaccggctgatcttcaacgtctacttgaaGTTGGCGAGTTccgtggatttcccgggatgataggaagcatcgattgtatgcattgggagtggaagaattgtcccaccgcttggaaagggcaatattcaCGTGGTTCGGGAAAACCCACGATTGTTTTAGAAgcggttgcttcatatgatctatggatatggcatgccttttttggacctccaggtaccttaaatgatataaatgttcttgatcgctcacccgtttttgatgacataatacaaggtcaagctccgcaagtgactttctctgtcaatggaagagacTATCATTTGGGttactatctcaccgacggtatttatccgaaatgggcaacttttattcaatctattTCAATGCCACAAGGGCCGAAAgcggttttatttgctcaacatcaagaagctgtccgaaaagatgtcgagcgtgcttttggagtcttgcaagctcgatttggcATTGTTAAAAACCCCGcgcttttttgggataaagcaaaaattggaaagattatgagagcatgtatcatactccataatatgatagtcgaGGACGAACGAGCTGGATATGCTCACTTTAATGTTTCAGAGTTCGAACACGGAGAAGAGaccggaagttcacatgtcgatctcgaTTATTCTACGGATATgcctacaaatatcgccaatatgatgggtgttcgaactagaattcgtgatagacaaatgcatcaacaactcaaacatgatttggttgaacatttatggagtaaatttggACGTGGTGAAGACAACAACTGA
- the LOC106405814 gene encoding ADP,ATP carrier protein 2, chloroplastic has translation MEGLIQPRGILSLPTKPIVAARTLLPPSPALKQRLFTRNLPPLSISSNGHTKVQSFHRNPLTISISHKERNRGFICKAESAAGEGDSVTTPNIFGVEVTTLKKIIPLGLMFFCILFNYTILRDTKDVLVVTAKGSSAEIIPFLKTWVNLPMAIGFMLLYTKLSNVLSKKALFYTVIIPFIAYFGAFGFVMYPLSNMIHPEALADKLLATLGPRFMGPLAILRIWSFCLFYVMAELWGSVVVSVLFWGFANQITTVDEAKKFYPLFGLGANVALIFSGRTVKYFSNMRKNLGPGVDGWAVSLKAMMSIVVGMGLAICFLYWWVNRYVPLPTRSKKKKVKPQMGMMESLKFLVSSPYIRDLATLVVAYGISINLVEVTWKSKLKAQFPSPNEYSAFMGDFSTCTGIATFTMMLLSQYVFNKYGWGVAAKITPTVLLLTGVAFFSLILFGGPFAPLVAKLGMTPLLAAVYVGALQNIFSKSAKYSLFDPCKEMAYIPLDEDTKVKGKAAIDVVCNPLGKSGGALIQQFMILTFGSLASSTPYLGVILLGIVTAWLAAAKSLEGQFNTLMSEEELEKEMERAASLKIPVVSSEEAASGESTSQLPETSSPSSI, from the exons atggAAGGTCTAATCCAACCGAGAGGAATCCTCTCTTTACCCACCAAACCCATCGTAGCCGCCAGAACTCTCCTCCCACCTTCCCCCGCCTTAAAGCAAAGACTTTTCACCAGAAACCTACCTCCCTTATCAATTTCCTCTAATGGCCACACCAAAGTTCAATCCTTTCACCGAAACCCACTCACGATTTCGATTTCCCACAAGGAGAGAAACAGAGGCTTCATCTGCAAGGCGGAGTCCGCCGCCGGAGAAGGAGACTCGGTGACGACGCCGAACATCTTCGGCGTCGAGGTCACGACTCTGAAAAAGATTATCCCTTTAGGGCTAATGTTCTTCTGCATCCTCTTCAACTACACAATCCTCAGAGACACCAAAGACGTCCTGGTGGTGACGGCGAAAGGAAGCTCCGCCGAGATCATACCCTTTCTCAAGACGTGGGTGAATCTCCCTATGGCTATTGGCTTCATGTTGCTGTACACTAAGCTTTCAAATGTTCTCTCCAAAAAGGCTCTCTTTTACACTGTTATCATCCCTTTCATCGCCTACTTCGGAGCCTTTGGTTTCGTCATGTACCCTCTCAGCAACATGATTCACCCCGAGGCTCTTGCTGATAAGCTCCTCGCGACGCTCGGGCCTAGGTTCATGGGCCCTCTCGCGATCCTGAGGATTTGGAGTTTCTGTTTGTTCTATGTCATGGCTGAGCTTTGGGGTAGCGTTGTGGTTTCAGTTCTATTCTGGGGATTCGCCAATCAG ATCACTACTGTTGATGAAGCCAAAAAGTTCTATCCTTTGTTTGGACTAGGTGCCAATGTTGCACTTATTTTCTCAGGAAGAACTGTCAAGTATTTCTCTAATATGAGGAAAAATCTTGGTCCTGGAGTTGATGGTTGGGCTGTTTCATTGAAAGCCATGATGAGTATTGTTGTGGGGATGGGCTTAGCCATCTGTTTCCTCTACTGGTGGGTCAATCGATACGTCCCCCTCCCTACCCgtagcaagaagaagaag GTGAAACCACAAATGGGAATGATGGAGAGCTTGAAGTTCCTGGTTTCATCACCGTACATCAGGGATCTCGCTACTTTGGTTGTTGCATATGGAATTAGTATCAACCTTGTTGAAGTCACATGGAAGTCAAAGCTTAAAGCTCAG TTCCCTAGTCCGAACGAGTACTCAGCATTTATGGGTGACTTCTCTACCTGCACTGGTATTGCAACATTCACAATGATGCTTCTCAGTCAATACGTATTCAACAAGTATGGATGGGGAGTAGCTGCGAAGATCACGCCAACCGTTCTGTTACTGACCGGAGTTGCCTTCTTCTCTCTGATACTCTTTGGTGGCCCATTTGCGCCACTGGTTGCCAAGCTTGGTATGACACCGCTGCTGGCAGCAGTGTACGTTGGTGCCTTACAGAATATCTTCAGCAAGAGCGCCAAGTACAGCTTGTTCGATCCTTGCAAAGAAATGGCTTATATCCCATTGGATGAGGACACCAAG GTTAAAGGCAAAGCTGCAATTGATGTTGTTTGCAACCCATTGGGGAAATCAGGCGGTGCACTAATCCAGCAGTTTATGATCCTTACGTTCGGCTCACTGGCAAGCTCCACTCCTTACCTTGGAGTCATCTTGCTAGGTATAGTCACTGCTTGGCTAGCCGCTGCGAAGTCTCTGGAGGGACAGTTCAACACTTTGATGTCTGAAGAAGAGcttgagaaggagatggagagaGCTGCATCGCTCAAGATTCCTGTTGTGTCCTCGGAAGAAGCGGCGTCAGGAGAATCTACGAGCCAGCTACCGGAGACATCTTCCCCGAGTAGCATTTAG
- the LOC106403635 gene encoding cyclin-A2-3-like, with amino-acid sequence MVKDNAVSRPFTRSLASALRASTTQNQQRANTKRPASEDKNVTAPNKKKRRAVLGDISNVTFNAPKLEAKNIKQVKKGRGTSQLASSCVTSEITKLQSKTDAKAEAVSVTAGSMSLCKGTNDTPDIPKFIDIDSDDKDPLLCCLYAPEIYYSLRDKLQKNPTLEHYTTYKASDLKASVYALQDLQLNTKGCPLSAVRMKYKQEKFKFVAVLTSPKLLDTLF; translated from the exons ATGGTGAAGGATAATGCCGTCTCTCGTCCTTTCACTCGTTCCCTTGCCTCTGCTTTGCGCGCTTCTACTACACAGAATCAACAGAGAGCAAACACTAAAAGACCAGCCTCTGAGGATAAGAACGTAACTGCACCCAATAAGAAGAAGAGGCGAGCAGTTCTAGGGGATATCTCAAATGTTACCTTCAATGCACCTAAACTTGAG GCCAAAAACATCAAGCAGGTAAAGAAAGGACGGGGTACATCTCAGTTGGCATCATCTTGTGTTACTTCAGAAATCACAAAACTTCAGTCCAAGACCGATGCAAAAGCTGAAGCTGTATCAGTGACAGCAGGAAGCATGTCTCTTTGTAAAGGCACAAATGACACACCTGATATCCCAAAATTCATAGACATTGATTCAGATGACAAGGATCCTTTACTCTGCTGCCTCTATGCCCCTGAAATCTACTACAGCCTGCGTGATAAACTTCAAAAA AATCCAACACTTGAGCATTACACAACGTACAAAGCCTCAGATCTGAAAGCATCTGTTTATGCGTTACAAGATCTGCAGCTTAACACCAAAGGTTGCCCGTTGAGCGCTGTACGCATGAAGTATAAGCAAGAGAAA TTCAAATTTGTGGCGGTACTCACATCTCCTAAATTACTTGACACACTATTCTGA